CACCTGCTGTATGCGATCGCGGCAAAGAACGGGCTCATGGAGGCCGTCGATACCCTGATCGCATCGTTGCGCATCAGCCGCGTCCAAACCTGGGACAGTTCCACCAGATGTCATCGCTTCCATCTGCTCAACCAGCCCGCCACACGAAGCTACACACATGACCCGTTAGACCCCCATTTCGAGGCGCTTCGTCGAATGGCCTGCCTGGCTTCCGACGACGAATACGCGCAAGTCGTCACTGCGGTACGAGCGGCCGCGACGCACATGGAACCCGTGGGCCGGGCCGCCTTTGCCCTGGCTCTGCCCGATATCCCGGACCTGAGCGACGAGTTGATCGCCGAGTTCGCCGACGCCGGCGCAGAGTGGCTGCCCTGGCTACAAGCCACCGCAGCCGACCCGGACCTGATCGACCGCGCCCGGCCACGAAAGCGACCCGAATACGGGGCTTTCGAATACACGGCTCGGTACGTCAACGCGCTGGTGGTGAACCGCGGTTCGGCGGCCCTGAGCACTCTGGTCCCGCACGCGATCGTCGACCCGGTGAGCGAGGCACTCACACGGATCGGGCAGCCCGAGGCCATCCGGGCACTGGCCGGCACCGCAAGTGCCGGCAAGTCCTATCAGCTGCGGCTGGGCACCGCCGTCGACCGGTGGCCGGCGGCCGCCATCGCAGGGCTCGCCCAGGCCGTCGGCGACGGTGGCCGCGACGCCGCTACGTCCCGGGCGTTGCTCGCCGGGCTGGTCGCGAAACGTCGAGAGCTGGCCGACGCGGTGCGTCCCTGGTTGACGGGGAGTGCCGCCGCCGCGATCGACAGCGTCACCGAGCAGATCGACAGCCACCACGACGAGGCCGCACCCGACGAGCTGCCGCAGGTGCTGGCCGACCCACCGTGGTTGCGACCCAAGCGGAAACAGCTTGTGGTCGAGGGTTTGGAGCCGTTGCCGCTGGCTCCGGTGGAGCGCTGGCGCGACGGTCAGCGTGAGAGCTGGTCCCGACGATCGAGATACGGCACGCCCAGCCACCAGCACGAACCAGCTTCCGGTGGTGCGGGCCAAGGCCGTCTGAGGAATCTGCTTCAAAAGCTGAACCCTCCACGGCAAGTTGACGTCACAGCCGCCGAAGTAGCCGCCGTGGCCCAAGATTTGTGTAACCCGCGTTACCACTGGCACTCGACCGGCGACGTCCCACCCGAGCTGTGTCAGAACGTCGCCGCGGCGTTGCAGACCGGCGACGTCGCGGCCAGCGTCACTGCGTTCCATGCCTGGGCCCAGGGCTACCGCGACGTCACACGCTGGGCTTCGGTGGCCGTCCGCGGCGAGTCGCTGTGCGGCGACCATGCAGAAGTGCTCGATCGCATCTCTCCCGGATTCGGCCTGGAGCTCTGGAACGCGCTGGCCGGCACCGTGGAATCGGACTACGGCGAGACATACGTACTGGCCAAACACGGTGTCGACGCACTGCCGGGTTTGGTAACCCTGGTCCGCAGACGTCCCTCCGAACACCTTTCGACGGCAATCGTTTTCGGCGCCGTCGAGCTGGCGCCGTTGGCCGCGCGCGCCTTCCGTCTTTCCAAGACGCTGCGGGGTGAGGCCGAGCGCTGGTTGCGCACCCATCCCCAACACGCCGTGGCCGGGCTGATTCCCGCGGCCATCGACAAGCCGAGTGAGGCCAGGGACAACGCCGCAACAGCCCTGCGAGCCATGGCTGCCCAGGGGAACCGTGAGCTGATTCTGTCCACCGCAGCGGCGTACCAACGTGACGATGTGACCGCGGCTGTGACGGCGATGCTGGACGAAGACCCCACCGACCTCTACCCGACGAAGCGCAGCAAATTGCCGAAATACTGGGTACCGGCCGTGTGGCGACGGCCAATACTGCACTCCGGCAAGCCATTACCGCTGGAAGCGGTCGACCACCTCGGCACCATGCTGGCCTTCCCCACCGGGGACGGGATCTACGCCGGGATCGGCCAGGTCGTCGATGCCTGCACCGCCGATTCCCTGGCCGACTTCGGTTGGGACCTCTTCTCGGCGTGGCTGGCGGCGGGTGCGCCCAGCAAGGACAGCTGGGCCATGACATGTCTGGGGTTGTTCGGCACCGACGACACCGCGCGAAAATTCACACCGCTGGTGCGGGCCTGGCCCGGCGAATCTCAGCACAAGCGTGCCGTGGTCGGCTTGGATGTGCTGGCCGGGATCGGCTCCGACGTCGCGCTGATGATGCTCAATGGCATCGCAGGCAAGGTCAAGTTCAAGGCGCTGCAGGAACGGGCCCGGGAGAAGATCACCCAGATCGCTGACGAACGGGGCCTCACGACAGCCGAACTGGAAGACCGCCTTGCGCCCGACCTGGGCTTGGAACCCGACGGCACCATGCTGCTGGATTTCGGCCCACGGCAGTTCCGGGTCGGCTTCGACGAAGCCCTCAAACCGTTTGTGCGCGATAGCGATGGCGCTCGGCTGAAAGACCTCCCGAAGGCCCGTCGTGACGACGATGCCGAGCTGGCCACCGCCGCCACGGCCCGGTGGAGGGCACTCAAGAAGGACGCCCGCACGGTTTCCGGTCAGCAGGTGTTGCGCCTGGAGCTGGCGATGTGTGCACGGCGCCGCTGGAGTCTGCCGGTGTTCGAGCAGTTCTTGGCCGGCCATCCGTTGGTGCGCCACCTGGTGCAGCGTTTGGTGTGGGCCACCTACACCGACGCCGGAGACCTCGACCGGTGCTTCCGCGTCGCCGAAGACGGTCAGTACACCGACGCCGACGACGAGCCGATCACGCTGGCCGATGATGCCGTCATCGGCCTGCCGCACGCGCTGGAACTCCCCGAGGCCGAATCCGCGGGCTTCGGTCAGCTGTTCACCGATTACGAACTGCTGCAACCCTTTACCCAACTCGGCCGGGACACCTACCGGCTCACCGAGGCCGAGAAATCCAGCACCGAACTCACCCGGTGGAGCGATCTCGTCGTCCCCACCGGCAAAGTCCTCGGCCTGACCAACCGCGGCTGGGACCGCGGCATGCCCCAGGACGCCGGCGTCATCCACGACATGGAGAAGCCGCTGCCGGGAGGCTGGCGGGCGGTCGCCGACCTCTCGGAAGGCCTCGCCGTCGGGGCGCTCGACTACTTCCCCGAACAAAGCATCACCCGGGTGATCGTCGGTACTCCCGGGAAATGGACGGTCGACGCGAAGACCTTCGGTGAGCTCGACGAGATCACCGCAAGCGAACTCATCCGCGACCTGGAGGGTCTCCGTGGCTGAGCAGAACCTCCAGCGCGCCCCGGCCGAGATCGATTACGCCGATGAGCTGGCGAAGCTCACCGCGGACACCTCCGAACCCCGGCCGCCGGGATGGAGCATGGGGCTGCGGTCTGCCCGCGCCTTCGTCCTGGGCGAGCGTGCCCGTGGCATCACCCCGAAGGTCGTCGTGCCGAACGCGGCCGTCGAACGCATGCTGGTCACCCTGGCCACCGGACGCGGCCTGATGCTGGTCGGCGCGCCGGGCACGGCCAAGTCGCTGTTGTCCGAGCTGCTGGCCACTGCGATCAGCGGGTGCTCCACGTTGACCATCCAAGGCGGGGCGTCGGTCACTGAGGATCAGATCAAGTACTCGTGGAACTATGCGTTGCTGATCAACGAGGGCCCCAGTCTGAATGCTCTTGTCCCCGCCCCGCTCTACACGGGTATGCGCGACGGCAAAGTGGTGCGGTTCGAGGAGATCACCCGCACGCCGCTGGAAGTGCAGGACAGCCTGCTGAGCATGCTCAGCGACCGGGTCATGGCGGTGCCCGAGCTCGCCGGTGAGCACGGCATGCTCTATGCCCGTGAAGGTTTCAACGTCATCGGCACCGCGAACACCAAAGACCGCGGCGTCAACGAGATGAGCGCGGCGCTCAAACGCCGGTTCGACTTCGAAACCGTCTTCCCCATCCTCGATTTCGACGTCGAGATGGACCTGGTGGCGCGCGCGTCGCAGACCCTGCTGGCCCGCAGTGGGGTCCC
The window above is part of the Mycolicibacterium fortuitum subsp. fortuitum genome. Proteins encoded here:
- a CDS encoding ATP-binding protein; the encoded protein is MAEQNLQRAPAEIDYADELAKLTADTSEPRPPGWSMGLRSARAFVLGERARGITPKVVVPNAAVERMLVTLATGRGLMLVGAPGTAKSLLSELLATAISGCSTLTIQGGASVTEDQIKYSWNYALLINEGPSLNALVPAPLYTGMRDGKVVRFEEITRTPLEVQDSLLSMLSDRVMAVPELAGEHGMLYAREGFNVIGTANTKDRGVNEMSAALKRRFDFETVFPILDFDVEMDLVARASQTLLARSGVPVTVPEPVLELLVRTFRDLRDDGGTAMDRLSAVMSTAEAVNVAHAVGVRAWYLGQRQGNPADLAESIGGTVVKDDVDDRAKLRRYFEQKVAGRRGRHWQEFYAARDLLP
- a CDS encoding DUF4132 domain-containing protein, whose translation is MESKSTEPQGVPPWLADGDPVHLDDVFVEVALPTRAHPPSSLADPDWQAAAAVVAECREAIDLDQTDPAIRDTVISALNRQPNDEHTQAENAVLLAAMRRSHLLYAIAAKNGLMEAVDTLIASLRISRVQTWDSSTRCHRFHLLNQPATRSYTHDPLDPHFEALRRMACLASDDEYAQVVTAVRAAATHMEPVGRAAFALALPDIPDLSDELIAEFADAGAEWLPWLQATAADPDLIDRARPRKRPEYGAFEYTARYVNALVVNRGSAALSTLVPHAIVDPVSEALTRIGQPEAIRALAGTASAGKSYQLRLGTAVDRWPAAAIAGLAQAVGDGGRDAATSRALLAGLVAKRRELADAVRPWLTGSAAAAIDSVTEQIDSHHDEAAPDELPQVLADPPWLRPKRKQLVVEGLEPLPLAPVERWRDGQRESWSRRSRYGTPSHQHEPASGGAGQGRLRNLLQKLNPPRQVDVTAAEVAAVAQDLCNPRYHWHSTGDVPPELCQNVAAALQTGDVAASVTAFHAWAQGYRDVTRWASVAVRGESLCGDHAEVLDRISPGFGLELWNALAGTVESDYGETYVLAKHGVDALPGLVTLVRRRPSEHLSTAIVFGAVELAPLAARAFRLSKTLRGEAERWLRTHPQHAVAGLIPAAIDKPSEARDNAATALRAMAAQGNRELILSTAAAYQRDDVTAAVTAMLDEDPTDLYPTKRSKLPKYWVPAVWRRPILHSGKPLPLEAVDHLGTMLAFPTGDGIYAGIGQVVDACTADSLADFGWDLFSAWLAAGAPSKDSWAMTCLGLFGTDDTARKFTPLVRAWPGESQHKRAVVGLDVLAGIGSDVALMMLNGIAGKVKFKALQERAREKITQIADERGLTTAELEDRLAPDLGLEPDGTMLLDFGPRQFRVGFDEALKPFVRDSDGARLKDLPKARRDDDAELATAATARWRALKKDARTVSGQQVLRLELAMCARRRWSLPVFEQFLAGHPLVRHLVQRLVWATYTDAGDLDRCFRVAEDGQYTDADDEPITLADDAVIGLPHALELPEAESAGFGQLFTDYELLQPFTQLGRDTYRLTEAEKSSTELTRWSDLVVPTGKVLGLTNRGWDRGMPQDAGVIHDMEKPLPGGWRAVADLSEGLAVGALDYFPEQSITRVIVGTPGKWTVDAKTFGELDEITASELIRDLEGLRG